The following nucleotide sequence is from Trifolium pratense cultivar HEN17-A07 linkage group LG2, ARS_RC_1.1, whole genome shotgun sequence.
ACCCAACACATTAGAATGGGCTGCTCGCCCTAGGTTATAAGGCCCAAAAGGGAGGGGGCCGAAATATTTCCGCAAGCGTAATGGATAGCAACAGCCAAATCCTAAGAGGATAAGGCCGAATTTATAGCCTATGGGATATACATCCTTGAAAGGGGGAACCATTGGCTCTTGGGCAGGACTGTTACTCTAAGGCCTATATATAGCCCCCTCCCCTGAAGGATCATCATTGTTTACATATTCACACACTCTAAGACTTATACCTAGAACTATATTTAGCTAAATGCATATCCCCTCAAATCTTTGCAGGAACGCTAAGACTATCCTTGATCTGACCAACCAACGTTGCATAAGATTGACAAAGACTGCACACCCATTCGAGATGGGAGAAACTATAGTCAAAGAATCAAATTCTATCTCAACACTCATGAATCCTTTGTCATTCAACATTTGCACTCCTCTAAGAATTGTCAAAAGTTTAACAAAAAGACCCAAAAAATCTTCTAGTCATTAGCACCCCAAAAAAAATCTCTACATTTTTATCTACCATATCACACACTGAAATCAACAATTTAAATAATCGTATAACATAACTATACAGAGAGTTTGAATAAATAGATTTTGTAAGCATACTACCCACAAAAGATAGAGTTCTAGCCAGCTAATTACTAAGCAAATCAACTCTCCTCCAAAAAGAATTGTGTTATGCCCTGTATGGTGACCCCTAGGTTGCAACACATATGGTCATTAACTCCTCGTGCCGTTGTCACCGTACCTACGTAGTGCAATGTCGTCCGCAGATTCAACACGTCGTTTATACTCATGTACCTTACAGACCTGGGGTATTCGAGCCAACTGCATACGATGCAAAAGGATTATACATCCTCCTTCCCTACCGTATGAATCTATGCCTATGGCACAACATTTGATTAACtttgtgtatgtttggtttcaattctggagtagccagaattgattctggacatgtagaatggattctgacttgtttggttcctcaaaagtagaattgattctgcctcaagaatggattctacttgaagctagaaattgtagcttctcattctagaattgatttttacactcaaattctttgttcaactcacttttgtatgaatatatccaaacataaatcaattctatcaaactcaattctattaaaatcaattatgtcaaactcaattctgtcaaaatcaattctgtccaccgcaaaaccaaacacatactttatcaaagataaattgaaataaaagaAGACCTAAATAACTAACAATAAATTGGTTAAGTTGTAAGAAACTTAAACACTGATATCAATAGTCACAAGTTCAATTTAAAGAAGAAAATCCACTTAATTAAGtatgagaaataaaaatatatttttgagtaaaatattttatttttctaaaaatatatgaaaaacaaaaaatagagagCAAATGAGCATTGATACTGAGAGAGTCGTCCTCAAATTTCAACAACACTGAATTTTGATGCAATATTCATTCCCTTCCCATGTGATGTGTTGACCTTTTTTCCTCTCTTCAATTTCATTCACAGAGACAAATTTCATTGCTACTACACTCTACAACATGCTCTGCACTTCCATCTCCTCCTCTTCCCTTTTCACTCCTCCTCTTCATCTCCGCCACCGTCCACCACCACATTTCCCCGCCGCCAATTTTCACCCTTTTCCCTCCATTCAACTAACCCATTCTCACCCTTTTCGCCTTTCTGCCCTTCCCATATTCACCGCCAACAACAACAATGGTGGTAGtggtagtggtggtggtggtggtttcTGGGGTAATAATAACCCTTTTGACTCAGATGATGATGATTCTTCTTCAGGTTCTCGTTACACCCTTTTCTTTACCTTACTATTCTCTTCCATTACATTTTGTTTCTGCAACCTCCTTCTAACCAAATTCGCTATGGCAAATGTTGCAAATAACCCTTCTTTATCATCATCTTctgatcaaaatcaaattttgacacAACCCATTTACGAATTCAAAGCTGGAAACTTAATCAAGATTTTCCCTGATTATTTAAATGACATTTTCATTGCTTCCAATCCTGGGTTGTTTTCGGAATTATCTTCCCTTAAATCTTCACAAGTTCCAAGctttttatataacaaatgcAGGGAATTCTTTGTTAGGTTAATGCTTCCTGAAGGTTTTCCTAACAGTGTGACAAGTGATTATTTGGAGTATTCATTGTGGAGAGGAGTTCAAGGTGTTGCTTGTCAAGTTAGTGGTGTTTTGGCAACTCAAGCTTTGCTTTATGCTGTTGGATTGGGAAAAGGGGCTATTCCAACTGCTGCTGCTATTAATTGGGTGCTTAAAGATGGAATTGGGTATCTTAGTAAGATTTTGTTGTCTGATTTCGGTCGGCATTTTGATGTTAATCCTAAAGGGTGGAGATTGTTTGCTGATCTTCTTGAAAATGCTGCTTTTGGTTTGGAAATGTGTACTCCTGCTTTTCCTCATTTGTTTGTGCCTATTGGTGCTTTTGCTGGTGCTTCTCGCTCTGCTGCTTCTTTGATTCAGGTGATCATGGCTGTTTTTGTTGTATATGAAACTCTAGAAACTTATCTATTAACTGGTTTTACATTGTGTTTGGAATTGTATAGTCAATTAAGCTGTTTTAGGTAGTTTTAATGCctttttggattgatttatttgagtttatctgtTGATATAAGCTCTTGTGAGACCATTTGGTAGACCTTATGAAAACGGCTTGTGAGATGTCCGTaaactgttttcagcttatttctataagctctccAGAAAAGCTTATGTAAATAGTTTATAGCTTAAGTGAAAgcaatttgatttattttatcttttgttatagaaaaaaCTTCAATACAAACTCTTATATGATAAGAGCTTAATTAAGTCTCAGTGAGATAATATGTAAAAAGTGCTTGTTAACCAACCATTCAGTGGTCTTGCTCCCTTGATTTTCAAACTACTCATCTGCATGATTACAGATTGGATTTAAAACCGCTTTGCAACAATATGAAAATTGTTAAACTAGTGtacttaaattttaaaataatttgcaCTAGTTGCTTTCCTTTCAATCTTTATTAATTTCAATCTTTACCATAGTGTTCCTAGAATGATCTAATGAAAGCTAACATCAGGATTGGGGATTTGGGGTGGGTGGATATTAGAAACTGAGATGCATAGAAAGTAAACGAAAATGATGGAAAGAGAGGATTCAAGAGTGTTGAATCTAAGAGAATTTTGTATATTTCAATCTGGTTTATATAAGAGTACAATGATGTATTTATAGTACAACTAGTTGTGACTAACTTCTAACTGAATTCCTAACAAGGACTAGCAGAATTCTGACTTAGGGAGAAGAGAAGCTTGTGTCATAAACTAATTCTGAATAAAATATAGTAGCCcgatatatatatttctaataGTGAATATGTGAAGTGAAAGTACATTTTGTTTCatctattttgaaaatttagcCATTTAACATTGAATTATATTTAAAAGCTGATTTCGTCTTCACAGGCTTCAACCAGGAGCTGTTTCTTTGCTGGTTTTGCTGCTCAAAGGAATTTTGCTGAGGTGAAAAATAGAGTCTTTTCAGTTTGAATATATAGCAGTTTTGATTTAATGATGCAGCAGCAGCACAGTTATCATTGTTTGGAAGATCTCCATCTGCTACTACTACTAGTAGCATGGATcatgaattatttattttttcaacaaatGTTTCTTTTACTAGTATATGTTATTTTCTTTCTGAAAATTAACTATGAATTATAGGTAATTGCTAAAGGTGAAGTTCAAGGAATGGCAAGCAGGTTTATTGGT
It contains:
- the LOC123907451 gene encoding protein root UVB sensitive 1, chloroplastic-like, translated to MLCTSISSSSLFTPPLHLRHRPPPHFPAANFHPFPSIQLTHSHPFRLSALPIFTANNNNGGSGSGGGGGFWGNNNPFDSDDDDSSSGSRYTLFFTLLFSSITFCFCNLLLTKFAMANVANNPSLSSSSDQNQILTQPIYEFKAGNLIKIFPDYLNDIFIASNPGLFSELSSLKSSQVPSFLYNKCREFFVRLMLPEGFPNSVTSDYLEYSLWRGVQGVACQVSGVLATQALLYAVGLGKGAIPTAAAINWVLKDGIGYLSKILLSDFGRHFDVNPKGWRLFADLLENAAFGLEMCTPAFPHLFVPIGAFAGASRSAASLIQASTRSCFFAGFAAQRNFAEVIAKGEVQGMASRFIGIGLGIGLGNCIGSSTPLVLASFCVVTWIHMYSNLKSYQSIQIRTLNPYRASLVFSEYLLSGQAPPVKEVNAEEPLFPAVPILNASFANKAQSIVLSSEAKDAAVEIESRLQLGSKLSEIINNKEEVLALFSLYKNEGYILSEHTGKFCVVLKENCSQVDMLKALFQVNYLYWLEKNAGIEGRGALYDCKPGGRLQISLEYAEREFNHVRNDGESVGWITDGLIARPLPNRIRPGNTE